GGGTTAGTCATCGTTAACATCGGTCGCGTTAACGATGACTAACCTCCGGTGGAAGGTGTGCCCCGCATGGATGCGCCCGCCCTGCGCACGACCGCGGATCCGGACTCGGCGGAGTTCGCCCGCTACACCGAGCAGCACGCGAAGCTCGTCGAGGACCTCAACGCCCAGCTCGCCCGCACTCGCCTCGGCGGGCCGGAGAAGGCCCGGATCCGGCACGTCGAGCGCGGCAAGCTGCTGCCCCGCGACCGGGTCGACGCGCTGCTCGACCGCGGCTCGCCGTTCCTGGAGCTCTCGCCGCTGGCCGCGCACGGCCTCTACGACGACGAGGCGCCCTCGGCGGGCATCATCACCGGCGTCGGCCGGGTCTCCGGCCGCGAATGCGTGGTGGTGGCCAACGACGCCACGGTCAAGGGCGGCACCTACTACCCGCTCACGGTGAAGAAGCACCTGCGGGCGCAGGAAGTCGCGCTGCACAACAACCTGCCCTGCCTGTACCTGGTGGACTCCGGCGGCGCGTTCCTGCCCAGGCAGGACGAGGTGTTCCCCGACCGCGAGCACTTCGGCCGGATCTTCTACAACCAGGCGACGATGTCGGCCCGCGGCATCCCGCAGATCGCCGCCGTGCTCGGCTCGTGCACCGCGGGCGGCGCCTACGTCCCGGCGATGAGCGACGAGGCGGTGATCGTCCGCGACCAGGGCACCATCTTCCTCGGCGGCCCGCCGCTGGTGAAGGCCGCGACCGGCGCCGAGGTGACCGCCGAGGAGCTGGGCGGCGGCGAGCTGCACAGCCGCACCTCCGGCGTCACCGACCACCTGGCCGCCGACGACGCCGACGCGCTGCGCATCGTCCGCTCCATCGTCAGCACCCTCGGCCCGCGCGCGCCCCGGCCCTGGGACGTCGCGCCGGTCGAAGCCCCGGTGGCCGATCCGGACGAGCTCTACGGCGTGGTCCCGACCGACAGCCGCACGCCCTACGACGTGCGCGAGGTGATCGCCCGCATCGTCGACGGAAGCCGGTTCGCCGAGTTCAAGCAGGAGTACGGCCAGACGCTGGTCACCGGCTTCGCCCGCATCCACGGGCACCCGGTGGGCATCATCGCCAACAACGGGATCCTGTTCAGCGAGTCGGCGCTGAAGGGCGCGCACTTCATCGAGCTGTGCGACAAGCGCTCGATCCCGCTGGTGTTCCTGCAGAACATCTCCGGCTTCATGGTCGGCAAGGAGTACGAGGCCGGCGGCATCGCCAAGCACGGCGCGAAGATGGTCACCGCGGTGGCCTGCGCCCGCGTACCCAAGTTCACCGTGGTGATCGGCGGTTCCTTCGGCGCGGGCAACTACTCGATGTGCGGCCGGGCGTACTCGCCGCGCTTCATGTGGATGTGGCCGAACGCGCGGATCTCGGTGATGGGCGGTGAGCAGGCGGCATCGGTGCTGGCCACGGTCCGCCGCGACCAGCTCGACGCGCGCGGCGAGGACTGGCCGGTCGAGGCGGAGGAGGCGTTCAAGCAGCCGATCCGCGACCAGTACGAGCACCAGGGCCACCCGTACTACGCGACGGCCCGCCTGTGGGACGACGGGGTCATCGACCCGAAGCAGACCCGCACGGTCCTCGGCCTGGCGATCTCGGCGGCGGCCAACGCGCCGCTGGAGGACGTCTCCTACGGCGTCTTCCGGATGTGACCGGTATGCGCTGCTCAGGTCCCGTGAGCACTTTCCGTTGCCATAGCGGCAGAAAGTGCTCACGGAGGACGACCAGGCCAAACGTTGGGTTTCTGCCGTGCGAGGCGAAGGGATGACGATGCAGCACTTCGACGCGGTGCTGGTGGCGAACCGGGGCGAGATCGCGGTCCGGGTGATCCGGACGCTGCGCGAGCTGGGCATCCGCTCGGTGGCCGTGTACAGCGATGCCGACCGCGATGCCCGGCACGTCCGGGAAGCCGACACAGCCGTCCACATCGGACCGAGCGCGGCCACCGAGAGCTACCTCGACGGCAAGCGGATCCTGGACGCCTCCCGCAGCACCGGTGCCCAGGCGATCCACCCCGGCTACGGGTTCCTGGCCGAGAACGCGGCCTTCGCGAAGGAATGCGCCAACGCCGGGATCGAGTTCATCGGCCCACCGCCGACCGCGATCGAGTCGATGGGCGACAAGATCCGCGCCAAGCAGACGGTTTCGGCCGCCGACGTCCCGGTGGTGCCCGGCCGCAGCGAACCGGACATGACCGACGCCGACCTGCGCCGGGCGGCGCTCGAGATCGGGTTCCCGGTGCTGCTCAAGCCCTCCGCGGGCGGCGGCGGCAAGGGCATGCGGCTGATCCACGACGAGTCCGCTCTGGACGATCAGATCGCCTCGGCCCGGCGTGAGGCGCGCTCCGCCTTCGGCGACGACACGCTGTTCGTGGAGCGCTTCGTGGCCCGCCCCCGGCACATCGAGGTCCAGGTGCTGGCCGACGCGCACGGCAACGTCGTGCACCTCGGCGAACGCGAGTGCAGCCTGCAGCGGCGCCACCAGAAGATCATCGAGGAGGCCCCGTCGCCGCTGCTCGACGCGGCGACCCGCGCCCGCATCGGTGCCGCGGCGGTGAACGCGGCGCGCTCGGTGGGCTACGTCGGCGCGGGCACGGTGGAGTTCATCGTCTCCGCGGACCGGCCGGACGAGTTCTTCTTCATGGAGATGAACACCCGCCTGCAGGTCGAGCACCCGGTCACCGAGCTGGTCACCACCGTCGGCGGGCAGCGCGGCATCGACCTCGTCGAGCAGCAGGTCCGGGTCGCGGCGGGCGAGCCGCTGCCCTGGACCCAGCAGGACATCGCGCTCGACGGGCACGCGGTGGAGGCCCGCGTCTACGCCGAGGACCCGACGCGCAACTTCCTGCCGACCGGCGGCGACGTGCTCGCCGTCCACGAGCCGACGGGCCCGGGCGTGCGGGTGGACTCCGGCATCCGCCCGGGTGCCCGGGTGGGCTCGGACTACGACCCGATGCTGGCCAAGGTCATCGCCTGGGGCCCGAACCGCACCGACGCGCTGCGCCGCCTGGACAAGGCGCTCGGCGACACTGCGGTCCTCGGCCTGCAGACCAACGTCGCATTCCTGCGCGCGCTCCTGCGGCACGAGCAGGTGCAGGAGGGCGCCCTCGACACCGGCCTGGTCGAGCGCGAACTCGACGCGCTGATCGCCGAGAGCAAGACCACGCCCGACGAGGTCTACGCGGCCGCGGCCCTGGAGCGGCTGCTCGCCGCGGAACCCACCGGCACCGCGGTCGACCCGTGGGACGTCCCCGACGGCTGGCGCCTCGGCGAGTCGGCGTGGAGCACCTGGCGCTTCGCCGCCGACGGCGACGAGGTGGAGGTCCGCATCCGCGGCCGTGCCCGCGACGCCGAGGTCTCCATCGAGTCCGGTGCTGGCGGTGAATCCGCAATTTCCATTGAAATTGGACGTCCAACTTCAATGGAAATTGCGAGACACCGGGCATCGGCAGAGGCGCACGGCGACGCGCTGACCGTCACCTACCGGGGCCGGACCCGCCGCTACCGGTTCGCGCACGTGGACGGCACCACGTGGCTCGCCGCCGACGGCCGCACCTGGGCGCTCGCCGAGCACCGGCTGCTCGCCGACCGCGGCGCGGCGGGCGGCCGGTCCGGCGGAGCGGTGACCAGCCCGATGCCGGGCACGGTGCTGGTCGCCGACGTCTCCGCGGGCCAGCAGGTCACCAGCGGACAGCGGCTGTTCGTCGTCGAGGCGATGAAGATGGAGCACACCATCACCGCCCCGATCGACGGCGTCGTCACCGAAGTGCACGTCAGGAAGGGGCAGTCGGTCGGGCTCGACCAGCCGCTGGCTGTCCTCACCGCCCCGTCGGACGCGACCGGGACCAAGAAGGAGGCTTAGTGATGGTGGACCACCGGCTCAGCGAGGAGCACGAAGCCCTGCGCGACAGCGTGCAGACCTTCGCCCGCAAGGAAGTCGCTCCGGTCATCGGCGACTACTACGAGCGCGAGGAATTCCCGTACCCGCTGGTGCGCACGATGGGCGAGATGGGCCTGTTCGGCCTGCCGGTCCCGGAGGAGCACGGCGGCATGGGCGGCGACTACTTCGCGCTCTGCCTGGCGCTGGAGGAGCTGGCCCGCGTCGACTCCTCGGTGGCGATCACCCTGGAAGCGGGCGTGTCGCTGGGCGTCATGCCGATCTACCGCTTCGGCAACGACGAGCAGCGCGCCACCTGGCTGCCGAAGCTGGCCCGCGGCGAGATCCTCGGCGCCTTCGGCCTGACCGAGCCGGGCGGCGGTTCCGACGCAGGCTCGACCCGCACCACCGCGGTGCTGGACGGCGATCAGTGGGTGATCAACGGTTCCAAGGCGTTCATCACCAACTCCGGCACCGACCTCACCGGGCTGGTCACGGTCACCGCGGTCACCGGCCAGAAGCCGAACGGCGGCAAGGAGATCTCCACGATCATCGTGCCATCGGGCACTCCCGGGTTCGAGGTCGCCAAGAAGTACTCGAAGGTCGGCTGGAACGCCTCGGACACCCACGCGCTGTCCTTCGACGACTGCCGGGTGCCCGCCGGGAACCTGCTCGGCGAGCGGGGCCGCGGCTACGCGCAGTTCCTCGCCACGCTCACCGAGGGCCGGGTGGCGATCGCGGCCGTCGGCGTCGGCCTCGCCCAGGGCTGCGTGGACGAGTGCCTGCGCTACCTCGACGAGCGCGAGGCGTTCGGCCGCAAGATCGGCGAGTACCAGGCGATGCAGTTCAAGATCGCCGACATGGAGCTGCGCGCGCACACGGCGCGCCTGGCCTACTACGACGCGGCATCGCGGATGCTGCGCGGCGAGCCGTACAAGAAGCAGGCCGCGATCGCGAAGCTGGCCTCGTCGAACGCGGCGATGGACAACGCCCGCGACGCGACCCAGATCTTCGGCGGCTACGGGTTCATGAACGAAACGCCGGTCGGCCGCTTCTACCGCGACGCCAAGATCCTGGAGATCGGCGAGGGAACCAGCGAGGTGCAGCGCATGCTGATCGCGAGGGAGCTCGGATTACCGGCCTGAGGCGCATCTGACGAACTCGTTTTGCGTGGCGGAACCTCAGAGGCCGCCTGGCTGCGGGATCCCGTTGTCCGGTACACGGCGAACGGGCTGTCCTCGCCAGGCGACCTCTGAGAACCCGCGGCGGTGCGAGCTGCGAGGGCGGGTCAAGCGGCTTCGCAGCTTCAAAGGACAAAGACCGAACCAACGAGCCCGAGGCTCCCGAAAAGCGGACGTCCCACCGACCCAGGTGCCCCGGGGTCGGTGGGACGTCGTTCGTCCAGGTGCCGGTTCAGTGCCGGAAGCGGTTCTGCGGCACGGTGATCTCCTCGGTCTGCTCGACGTCACCGCGCTGCACCGGCTCGGCCACCGGCCGGAAGTCCTGCTGGGTGTCCTGGTCGGGCCACATCGGCGCCGACTGCGCCTGCGGCGCTGCGGGCGGCTGCTGCTGCTCGTCCTCCATGGCCAGGTGCTGCATCACCCAGTCCCTGGCGAGGGTCGCCGGTGAGGTGCCCTGCTTGGCCGCGAGCTCCTTGAGCCGCTCGTTGGCCATCAGGGGCAGCCGGAGCTGGTGGACCT
This portion of the Saccharopolyspora antimicrobica genome encodes:
- a CDS encoding carboxyl transferase domain-containing protein; translated protein: MDAPALRTTADPDSAEFARYTEQHAKLVEDLNAQLARTRLGGPEKARIRHVERGKLLPRDRVDALLDRGSPFLELSPLAAHGLYDDEAPSAGIITGVGRVSGRECVVVANDATVKGGTYYPLTVKKHLRAQEVALHNNLPCLYLVDSGGAFLPRQDEVFPDREHFGRIFYNQATMSARGIPQIAAVLGSCTAGGAYVPAMSDEAVIVRDQGTIFLGGPPLVKAATGAEVTAEELGGGELHSRTSGVTDHLAADDADALRIVRSIVSTLGPRAPRPWDVAPVEAPVADPDELYGVVPTDSRTPYDVREVIARIVDGSRFAEFKQEYGQTLVTGFARIHGHPVGIIANNGILFSESALKGAHFIELCDKRSIPLVFLQNISGFMVGKEYEAGGIAKHGAKMVTAVACARVPKFTVVIGGSFGAGNYSMCGRAYSPRFMWMWPNARISVMGGEQAASVLATVRRDQLDARGEDWPVEAEEAFKQPIRDQYEHQGHPYYATARLWDDGVIDPKQTRTVLGLAISAAANAPLEDVSYGVFRM
- a CDS encoding acetyl-CoA carboxylase biotin carboxylase subunit; this encodes MTMQHFDAVLVANRGEIAVRVIRTLRELGIRSVAVYSDADRDARHVREADTAVHIGPSAATESYLDGKRILDASRSTGAQAIHPGYGFLAENAAFAKECANAGIEFIGPPPTAIESMGDKIRAKQTVSAADVPVVPGRSEPDMTDADLRRAALEIGFPVLLKPSAGGGGKGMRLIHDESALDDQIASARREARSAFGDDTLFVERFVARPRHIEVQVLADAHGNVVHLGERECSLQRRHQKIIEEAPSPLLDAATRARIGAAAVNAARSVGYVGAGTVEFIVSADRPDEFFFMEMNTRLQVEHPVTELVTTVGGQRGIDLVEQQVRVAAGEPLPWTQQDIALDGHAVEARVYAEDPTRNFLPTGGDVLAVHEPTGPGVRVDSGIRPGARVGSDYDPMLAKVIAWGPNRTDALRRLDKALGDTAVLGLQTNVAFLRALLRHEQVQEGALDTGLVERELDALIAESKTTPDEVYAAAALERLLAAEPTGTAVDPWDVPDGWRLGESAWSTWRFAADGDEVEVRIRGRARDAEVSIESGAGGESAISIEIGRPTSMEIARHRASAEAHGDALTVTYRGRTRRYRFAHVDGTTWLAADGRTWALAEHRLLADRGAAGGRSGGAVTSPMPGTVLVADVSAGQQVTSGQRLFVVEAMKMEHTITAPIDGVVTEVHVRKGQSVGLDQPLAVLTAPSDATGTKKEA
- a CDS encoding acyl-CoA dehydrogenase family protein, which encodes MVDHRLSEEHEALRDSVQTFARKEVAPVIGDYYEREEFPYPLVRTMGEMGLFGLPVPEEHGGMGGDYFALCLALEELARVDSSVAITLEAGVSLGVMPIYRFGNDEQRATWLPKLARGEILGAFGLTEPGGGSDAGSTRTTAVLDGDQWVINGSKAFITNSGTDLTGLVTVTAVTGQKPNGGKEISTIIVPSGTPGFEVAKKYSKVGWNASDTHALSFDDCRVPAGNLLGERGRGYAQFLATLTEGRVAIAAVGVGLAQGCVDECLRYLDEREAFGRKIGEYQAMQFKIADMELRAHTARLAYYDAASRMLRGEPYKKQAAIAKLASSNAAMDNARDATQIFGGYGFMNETPVGRFYRDAKILEIGEGTSEVQRMLIARELGLPA